The following is a genomic window from Neurospora crassa OR74A linkage group III, whole genome shotgun sequence.
GCAAAGTGGACCGAGTCGTTGTTGACCGCGCCAACGAACGGCCGACATCGGGGCACAAAGACGGGAACGTGAggacaggaaaaaaaaaacggggCCATCCCACGGTCACCGCCCAAGACCAGTTTCAGGGCATTGTCACAGGGCATTTTCGGCGCGCTTTTAGGGACAGACCGCTCCGGGCTTACCGGCCTTGTTGTCTCCGACAGGGCGTGAGATGTCGGCTTTTGCGCGCTAGGTGACCTAGTGCGGTGCCCGTAAAGCAAGTCCCGAACTCCCGGTTCCGTCCCGATGGGAAACTTCCCTTAGCTACTACCCACCTTCCGTCTATGTACACTATTCACTGGGCGTccgggtacctctagtgacGACATGCCAGGTGCAGCTGGGCTGTTTTCCGTAGTGGTGTCTCCACTGTAAATTTTAGGTCCCAGACCTCCCCGTCAAGGTGCCCATCTCATCTCATAAACACGATCCGATTCGATTGCAGATCAACGATTGGGAACCCCCACCTTCGACGATAACCTCCAGCTCAATCTTGGAGCAAACACAACGTCCGAACCGACAACCACACCATACCTGCTCACCATGTCACCAGCGCCCACCACTAGCGCCGGCCCCGCGTCCTCGGGCattcctccctcctccctccccacaTCCACCGTCACCGAGGACGATACgaaaccctcctcctcctcctcgaaaGCCAACgatctccttcctcgctACCTCACGAACGACCCCTCCCGCACTGGCTACGACCCCTCCATCCAATGGTGGATGAACTACTTCAAGATTCTCACCGGCCAAATCACGCCCGAGGGCGTCGAGCACTACCGTGAAGACCGGTACAAGGCCAACGAGGCGCGCGACTGCGCGCGGTGCGAGGCCGACCGCGACTGGCTGTTTCAGAACTCGCCGGTGATCCGGTTCCTGCGTGAGAAGGTGGCCAACCTAAACGGTGTCTTGGATGAGACCAATGTCGTGTGTCGCCGGTGTCCTAGCAGGATTGTGGTGATTCCCGGaaacaaggagaagggagaggaggataggaTAGAGGTTGCCAGACAGGGTGGTGGGTTTAGTCCTGATCATGGCATCCTGTTGTGCGCCAATGAGATGCGCAACCGAGGACACTTGGAGGATACGCTGGCGCATGAGATGGTGCATGCTTGGGATCATCTGAGGTGGAAGGTGGATTGGTTCGGGGAGAAGAGTTTGAGGCACGCTGCTTGCACTGAGGTGAGttccctctccttttcctgTTCCGTCTGTTTCGTTTCGAGCTGGAAGGACAGTTGCTAATCTTTGGGATGTTCTGAGCAGATCCGA
Proteins encoded in this region:
- a CDS encoding mitochondrial inner membrane protease ATP-23, whose protein sequence is MSPAPTTSAGPASSGIPPSSLPTSTVTEDDTKPSSSSSKANDLLPRYLTNDPSRTGYDPSIQWWMNYFKILTGQITPEGVEHYREDRYKANEARDCARCEADRDWLFQNSPVIRFLREKVANLNGVLDETNVVCRRCPSRIVVIPGNKEKGEEDRIEVARQGGGFSPDHGILLCANEMRNRGHLEDTLAHEMVHAWDHLRWKVDWFGEKSLRHAACTEIRASMLSGECRWTRESIVRGNWTLTQQFQNCVRMRAIQSVMARPTCKDDVHATKVVNEVWDSCFSDKRPFEEIYR